Sequence from the Thermoanaerobaculia bacterium genome:
CCCGGCCGGCAACCGTGTAATAGGCCTGCAGGGTTTCAAAACGGTGGAGGTTAAGTTTGTCAGAAATCCAGAGCGCCTTCATCAGCTGCCAGGCGGCAAGGTTGGAACAGCCGAGATACCGCACCTTTCCGGAACGCACCAGGTCATCCAGGGCGCGCAGGGTCTCTTCCATGGGAGTAAGCTCGTCAAATCCGTGGATCTGGTAGAGATCGATGTAGTCCGTACCCAGGCGGAAAAGGCTGTCCTCCACGGATTTCATGATGTGTCCGCGGGACAGCCCCACCTCGTTGGCGCCCGGTCCCATCCGGCCCCGGACCTTTGTGGCAAGAACGATATCCTTCCGCCGCTTTCCCAGAGCCTTGCCCAGGATCTTTTCCGACTCCCCTTCGGAATAGATGTTCGCGGTGTCGATAAAATTGATCCCGGCATCCAGCACTCGCGCAATCAGACTGTCCGTGACACTCTGCGGCTGCTGACCGACGACCGTCCAGAATCCCTTCCCACCGAAGGTCATCGTACCGAAACAGAGTTCCGAAACCAGCAGACCCGTGTTACCAAGCCTGTTATATTTCATCGCAATACCTCCCTGTTCGCAGGATTATCATTCAGTTACGGCAGAACTTGCAAAGCAGTAAAAGCCTATAATTACTCAACGTATATCGCCCATTGAGTATTTCAACTTCAGGATAGCAGATACTA
This genomic interval carries:
- a CDS encoding aldo/keto reductase, whose product is MKYNRLGNTGLLVSELCFGTMTFGGKGFWTVVGQQPQSVTDSLIARVLDAGINFIDTANIYSEGESEKILGKALGKRRKDIVLATKVRGRMGPGANEVGLSRGHIMKSVEDSLFRLGTDYIDLYQIHGFDELTPMEETLRALDDLVRSGKVRYLGCSNLAAWQLMKALWISDKLNLHRFETLQAYYTVAGRDLERELVPLLKDQKLGLMVWSPLAGGLLSGKFHRDGEGPDNARRASFDFPPVDKERAFNVVDVMRKIASDRSVSPAQIALSWLLHQSVVTSVIIGAKTEEQLADNLAAPDVKLSNEELARLDKVSTLPPEYPGWMIERQGQGRYPELPEKK